The genomic segment GGGCCGGAGCGATTCCGAATTGTGCTCTGCCCGAACGGGAGAGCGCCCATAACCCAGACGCGGACGACCCGCTGCACACGACGAGGCGTCTGCGTCATTGTCTCTTTTCGGGAGGAAACATGTCGCACTCCACCCATCTCGGCGCGGCATTCGAGGATGCTTTGTCGAGGGCCGTCGATCTGGACGAACAAGGCCGGTATCCGGCCGGGAACGACGAATTGTTCCCCGGCCGTACACCGACCAATGTCGAACTCGTCGAGGCGTGCGCGGATTTCTATCACAAACATCGCGCGGTGCTGGATCGCGCCGTGGACGACGCCGTGAAATTCCTCGCCTCCCCGGACGGCGTCGCGTACGCGAAGGCGCTGGAAGGGTCGTTCGAGAGTCCGGAACCCAACCCGCTCAGCGACGAGATCGCGGCGCAGATACTCCACCGCGGTGAATTCGATCTGGCCGTATCGCAGCCACAGGGGTTGCGCGGGTTCGGCATCGGCGTCTCGGTCGGGGTGAGCGCCGTGGTCGGCCTGCTCGCCGGCGCCGATCTCGTCTTCGATTTCGAGGACCGCACCCAGGTGCATCCCCGGACGTGGGCGGGCGGCTCCGTGAAGGGCGGCCTGTCGGCCAGCGCGGGCCTCGAACTGAGTTTCTGGTTCGAGAAGCCCGTCTCGGGAGCGATCGCCGGATGGCTGCTGGACCTGTACATTCCGAACCCGGAATTCGCACTGGTGGTGTTCATCCGTTTCATGTACATCAACCAGCGGCCGCAGGGTGCGACGGAATTCGAATTCAGCGGCGTATCGGTACAATTGCCGTTCGGGATCGGATTCCCGTATCGGCCGGACAAGGGCAAGGATGCGTTGATCGCCCTCTTCGCCGCCGGCCAGAAGGCCTGGGACAGAACCAGACGAGCGACCTTGGACGTCGTGAACAAGGCGACCGGAATCGCGACCATCGCCGTGCAGGAAACCGCCACTCTGGAAGTGACACTGCACAATACCGGCGACGACATCCCGCTGAGCTCCGGAGCGGCCATGACCTTCAGCATGCCGTCCTATTTCACCAACGACGATGTCGCCGCGATGAACATCTCCTACGGGGGATGGACCTTCTCGACGAATACGGGCCCCAACGGCGATCTGCGCCTGGTCCTGACTTTGTCCGCGAACTACACGTGGAAAGGCGGCACCGATATCCTCTTCGCCATCACCGGCGTCAAGAGCAGCAATCAGCCGCCCTACGGCCAGCAGTCGCGCTCGGGCCAGATCATCCTCGCCTTGAGTGACGAGTCCCTCACGAATCCGATCGCGACCAACGCCGATTTCGCGCTCGTGTGGGCCACATCCGAAGCCTCGGTGTCGTGGACGACGCAGATCAAGGACGGGCAATTCAAACTGCTCGGCCCCGCGAGCGGAACCGTCGACGCCTACGCCCAACCGGGCTACCAGGTCGTCCAGCTGACCACGGCCGTGGACACCAGCAACACCGTCTGGGTGCTCGGATACCAGTTCAACTACAACACCGCCGTCCCCGACACCGTACTCCCCCAGATCCGCGCGGTCTGGACCAAACAGGATGCGGCGAAAACCCCCAACACCTATTGGCAGGGAACAACAATCGACCCGTCCTCACCCCCCGGCACGACATCGACCGCCTACTACGGCGGCTCGGCTTCCTACGGAAGTTCGATCACGATCAAGGCGGTTTTCGGATAACCCGCCGCACCCGAGCCGAGGCCGGCCGATCACGAACCGCCGGCCTCGGTTCGAACCTGTCCACTGAACGTCGCCCCTCGGCCGCGAGCTGCCCGCAGGCGGCGGCAATCTCCTGGCCGCGTGCCCCGCACGGCACCCCGCACATCCATGGGATCAATCGAGCAGAAGACTTCTTGTCGGACCCCTCTGCCATGCTCGCATCATGAACGAGGAGGCATGGGAGTACCTACCACTGGCAGGCAAATCCGCACGCGAGGTCGTGTACTCCGGCAACGGGAAGGATCAGGTCGAGCGCGACCACCTGATCTCGTTGCTACTCGCCCACCTCAGGCCCACTACGCCGACGCCGTCGCTTCTTTCGGCGGAACCGCCTTGGCCCGAACACATCTCCCGGACGGACGACTGAGCGAAGACATCGACCTGATCGCCCCGGAGTCCCGGTCCACGGTCGCCGCCGACCTGACCTGCAGTCTGCGGATCGTGAGGGCCAGGCCGACCGTGGAGACGACCACAGTCTGGATATCGCAGATATCTTGGTTGGATGTCCATGATATCCTCACCGAGGAGGTGGTTACGATGGCCATGGTGAAGACGCCGATCGAGATCGACGAGCAAGCGTTGGCTACGGCAGCCGAGGTGCTCGGGACGAAGACCAAGAAGGACACAGTAAACGCTGCCCTGCGGGAGGTCGGCAAGCGCCTCGAGCGGTTGCGCGCGTTGGCCCGGCTCGGCGAGATGGCCGACGCAGGCGACTTCACCGAGTTCCTCGACAACAAGGCGGCCTACCGCAGGTGACACCAGCCCTGTATCTGATCGACACGTCGGGCCTGTTCCGCATCCTGCAAGACAAGGTCCGCACCGCTTGGTCGGAAGAAATTACCGCGGGTGTGATTGCCGTCTGCCCGATCGTGGAACTCGAATTCCTCTACTCGGCGCGCTCTGCGGCAGACCGTATCGAAAAGCTTCGACTGCTCCGGACCCTGTTCGGATGGGTACCGATGAGCGAGCGAGCTCACGAACGCGCAGCGGAAGTGCAAGAAATGCTGACCGCCACTGGGCAGCACCGCTCGGCGGGCCCCATCGACCTCCTTATCGCCGCCACAGCCGAGCGTGAAGGCTTGATCGTGCTCGCCGACGACAACGATTACCGAACCATTGCCCGAACGACCGAACAGCCTGTGCGCATGGTGACCGATCCACCGATGCACCATCCGACCTGAAGCCTGTTCCCAAGGCCGGATGGGGCGTGGAGCGGTTCGTAGACCGCCCGGCCACCGCATACAGATCCCGACCGGTGCCTGAGTGAATATTACCGTGCAGTCGTTGGCATTTCGCCGTCAGCGGCCCTCGCCGAAACCGGTTGTGGACGGTTTCCACCTATGCCCGCTCGAGCTACCCGTCGGCGGCGAGCTGCCCACAGGCGGCGGCGATCTCCTGGCCGCGGGTGTCGCGGACCGTGCACGGGACGCCCTGGGCCTCCACCCGCCGAACAAACTCCCGCTCAACAGGTTTCGGCGACGCGTCCCACTCGCTACCCGGAGTCGGATTCAACGGGATCAGGTTCACATGGACGCGGGAGCCCAGCGCCTTGTGCAACTTTTGCCCCAGCATGTCCGCGCGCCAAGGCTGGTCGTTGATATCGCGGATCAGGGCGTATTCGACCGAGATGCGGCGACCGGTCCGGTCCGCGTAATACTTTGCGGCATCGAGGACTTCGGAAACCGACCAGCGATTGTTGACCGGTACCAACGTGTCTCGCAGCTCGTCGTCCGGAGTGTGCAGGGAGACAGCCAGAGTCACCGACAGGCCCTCGTCGGCGAGTTTGCGGATCGCGGGGGCCAGACCGACCGTGGAGACGACCACGTTGCGCTGGGAGATGCCGAGGCCGTCGGGGGCCGGGGAGGTAATGCGGCGGACTGCGTTCACCACGCGCTTGTAGTTCGCGAGCGGCTCCCCCATGCCCATGAAGACGATGTTGGACAGGCGGCCGGGGCCGCCGGCGACTTCGCCGTCGCGCAGGGCCGCGGCGGCGGCGCGGACCTGGTCGACGATCTCCGCGGTGGAGAGGTTGCGGTTCAGGCCGCCCTGGCCGGTGGCGCAGAACGGGCAGGCCATGCCGCAGCCGGCCTGGCTGGAGATGCAGAGGGTGTTGCGGTCGGGGTAGCGCATCAGGACCGATTCGAGCAGGGTGCCGTCGCCGGCGCGCCACAGGGTCTTGCGGGTGGTGCCGGCGTCGCAGACCACGTGGCGGACCTCGGTCAGGAGCGGCGGGAAGAGGGACTCGCCGATTTTCGCGCGGATCGGGGCGGGCAGGTCGGTCATCGCCGCCGGATCGGACTGGAGGCGGCCGTAGTACTGGCGGGCGATCTGGTCGGCGCGGAATTTCGGGAGGCCGAGTTCTTCGACGGCCTTGCGTCGCTCGTCGGAATCGAGGTCGGCGAGATGCCTCGGGGGCATGCCACGGCGCGGGGCATCGAAGACGAGCGGCAAGGGGGTGGTCATAACCGTTCCAGTGTCCCACCCGGGCATGTGATGGCGGCGACCGGGATGCGCGGGCGGGCGGGGGCACGGCATACTCGCGAGAATGTCGGACTATTCGGACTACGACGAATTCGGATTGTTCACCGAGAATGCGGAGGAGGCCGGGCTGGAGTTGGCCGGGCCACCGCGGGTGCGGCGGTTCTCCGTGGATATCGGTGGCGGGCGGCGGGTCAGCGGGCTGCGCTGGGGTGACGGGGAGCCCGAACTGGTGCTGCTGCACGGCGGGGCGCAGAACGCGCACACCTGGGACACCGTCGCGCTGGCGCTGAATCGGCCGCTGGTCGCGGTGGATCTGCCGGGACACGGTCACTCCGACTGGTGGGACGATCACCTGTACACGCCGGACCTGCTGGCGGCGGCGGTGGCCGTCGTCATCGAGACGATGGCGCCGCAGGCCGAGGCGGTGGTCGGCATGTCGCTGGGCGGTCTGACCTCGTTGCGGCTGACGGCACAGCATCCGGAACTGGTGCGCCGGTTGGTCCTCGTGGACGTGACGCCGGGCACCGGGGACCATCCCGGGAAGACCGCGGCCATCGCCGCGTTCGTCGGCGGGCCCGCGGACTTCGCCTCCTTCGACGAGATCCTGGACCGGACGGTGACCCACAATCCCGGGCGTTCCGTGCGGTCGCTGCGGCGGGGCGTGCTGCACAACGCGCGGCCCCGCGCGGACGGGCGCTGGGTGTGGCGCTACGACCGGCTGCGGCCCACCGCGGACGGCACGATGAATTTCGGGCCGCTGTGGGAGGACGTCTCCGCGGTGCGGGCTCCCCTGCTGCTGGTGCGCGGCGGCCGGTCACCGGTCGTCGACGACGATGATGTGGCGGAGTTGCTGCGACGGCAGCCCGAGGCCCGGGTCGTGGTCGTCGCGGAGGCCGGGCATTCGGTCCAGGGCGATCGGCCGGTCGAACTGGCGGCGCTGATCGACGATTTCCTCACCAGCTGAACCCGGCACGGCCCACCGATCTCCGGATCGGTGGGCCGTCGCGTGCATGGAACCGCGGCCAGCGGTAAATCGTCGGATATGACCAGCAACGCCGCACCCGCGCCGGGACCGGAACGGGCCCCGGGCGACGCACCTGCCGAAACCTCCCCCGACACCGTCCCCGATTCCGGGACATCCGCCACGCCGCAGCCCGTCACCGCGCCGGAGACCGCTCCGGTGGCACCCGAGACCGCTGCGCCCACTCCGAATCTCGCCACCCGGACCGGTTTCACCTGGACCGCCCTGGTGGCCGCCGCCGTGCTCGGCGTGCTGCTGTTGATCTTCATCCTGCAGAATCCGGACAAGACCCGGATCGCGCTGTTCTTCTGGACCCTGACGCTGCCGCTCGGGGTCACGATCCTGCTGTCCGGCATCGCCGGGGCGCTGCTCATGGGGCTCGTGGGCGGGTGGCGGATCCTGCAGTTGCGCCGGGTCGTCAAGAAGGGCTGATCGCGTTCAGAGCAGCGCGGTGAACACCAGCCAGGCCACGAAGGCCGAGGGCAGCATCGAATCGAGCCGATCCATGATGCCGCCGTGCCCCGGCAGCAGCGTGCCCATGTCCTTGATGCCCAGTTCCCGCTTGATCTGCGATTCGATCAGGTCACCGCAGGTGGCGACGAAGACCAGGCCCGCGCCCAGCACCACGCCGACCCAGGAGTTGGCCTGGATCAGCAGGGTGACGGTCAGCAGGCCGCCGATCACGCAGAACACCAGCGAACCGCCGAAGCCCTCCCAGGACTTCTTCGGGCTGATCGCCGGGACCATCGGGTGCCGGCCGAACAGCACCCCCGCCGCGTAGCCGCCGACATCGGAGCAGACCACGAGGATCATGAACGTCAGCACCCGCAGGTTGCCGCGCGGCTCGGACAGCAGCAGCACCGCGAACGACGCCAGCAGCGGGATCCAGGACACCACGAAGATCGCGATCGCGGTGTCGCGCAGGAAGTTTCGCGGAGTGGCGGCCAGACCGTGATCGAACAGCCGCCACGCCATGCACACCAGTGCCGTGGCCCCGAAGGCCCCGGCCACGCCCTGGGTGCCGTACGGCCAGGCCAGCCACACGATCGCCTGACCGCCGACCAGTAACGGGATGCGCGGCACCAGCACGTCGGCCTCGCGCAGGCGTTTCGCGACCTCCCAGGTGGCGACGGCGATCGCCACCGCGATCACGCCGACCAGCACCCGGGGCGCCCACAGCAGGATCGCGATCAGCGACAGGCCCAGGAACATGCCCACCGACAGCGCGGCGGGTAAGTTCCGGCCGGCGCGCGAGGTCGGCTGCCCGGAGGGCGCGGCCGTCGCGTCCACTACGGTGTCGTCTCCGGTCGTCTCGGCTGCCGGCTGACCGGCCGCGGCTTCATCGGCCACGATTGTCCCGTCGCTCACCTGTCGTCCATTTCGTCCCGCAATCCCCCCGGTCGACCGGTATTACCGGTCAGACCTCGAGCAGTTCAGATTCCTTGTGCTTCACCAGGTCGTCGATACTCGCGACGTACTTGGCGGTGGTTTTGTCGAGTTCCTTCTCGGCGCGACCGACCTCGTCCTCGCCGGCCTCGCCGTCCTTCTGGATGCGGCCGAGTTCGTCCATCGCCTTGCGGCGGACGTTGCGGATGGCGATCTTCGCGTCCTCGCCCTTGCCCTTGGCCTGCTTCACCAGCTCGCGGCGCCGCTCCTCGGTCAGCTGCGGGACGAGCACGCGGATGATCTGACCGTCGTTGGTGGGGTTGACGCCGAGGTCCGAGTTGCGGATCGCGGTCTCGATCGCGCGCAACTGGCCCTGCTCGTACGGCTTGATGACGACCATCCGCGGTTCCGGCACCGTGAT from the Nocardia sp. BMG111209 genome contains:
- the frr gene encoding ribosome recycling factor, with amino-acid sequence MIEEALFDAEEKMEKAVSVAKDDLGSIRTGRANPGMFSRVVVDYYGSPTPVTQMSSITVPEPRMVVIKPYEQGQLRAIETAIRNSDLGVNPTNDGQIIRVLVPQLTEERRRELVKQAKGKGEDAKIAIRNVRRKAMDELGRIQKDGEAGEDEVGRAEKELDKTTAKYVASIDDLVKHKESELLEV
- a CDS encoding PIN domain nuclease, whose product is MTPALYLIDTSGLFRILQDKVRTAWSEEITAGVIAVCPIVELEFLYSARSAADRIEKLRLLRTLFGWVPMSERAHERAAEVQEMLTATGQHRSAGPIDLLIAATAEREGLIVLADDNDYRTIARTTEQPVRMVTDPPMHHPT
- the rlmN gene encoding 23S rRNA (adenine(2503)-C(2))-methyltransferase RlmN; protein product: MTTPLPLVFDAPRRGMPPRHLADLDSDERRKAVEELGLPKFRADQIARQYYGRLQSDPAAMTDLPAPIRAKIGESLFPPLLTEVRHVVCDAGTTRKTLWRAGDGTLLESVLMRYPDRNTLCISSQAGCGMACPFCATGQGGLNRNLSTAEIVDQVRAAAAALRDGEVAGGPGRLSNIVFMGMGEPLANYKRVVNAVRRITSPAPDGLGISQRNVVVSTVGLAPAIRKLADEGLSVTLAVSLHTPDDELRDTLVPVNNRWSVSEVLDAAKYYADRTGRRISVEYALIRDINDQPWRADMLGQKLHKALGSRVHVNLIPLNPTPGSEWDASPKPVEREFVRRVEAQGVPCTVRDTRGQEIAAACGQLAADG
- a CDS encoding type II toxin-antitoxin system VapB family antitoxin, with protein sequence MAMVKTPIEIDEQALATAAEVLGTKTKKDTVNAALREVGKRLERLRALARLGEMADAGDFTEFLDNKAAYRR
- a CDS encoding phosphatidate cytidylyltransferase, which produces MSDGTIVADEAAAGQPAAETTGDDTVVDATAAPSGQPTSRAGRNLPAALSVGMFLGLSLIAILLWAPRVLVGVIAVAIAVATWEVAKRLREADVLVPRIPLLVGGQAIVWLAWPYGTQGVAGAFGATALVCMAWRLFDHGLAATPRNFLRDTAIAIFVVSWIPLLASFAVLLLSEPRGNLRVLTFMILVVCSDVGGYAAGVLFGRHPMVPAISPKKSWEGFGGSLVFCVIGGLLTVTLLIQANSWVGVVLGAGLVFVATCGDLIESQIKRELGIKDMGTLLPGHGGIMDRLDSMLPSAFVAWLVFTALL
- a CDS encoding lipopolysaccharide assembly LapA domain-containing protein, encoding MTSNAAPAPGPERAPGDAPAETSPDTVPDSGTSATPQPVTAPETAPVAPETAAPTPNLATRTGFTWTALVAAAVLGVLLLIFILQNPDKTRIALFFWTLTLPLGVTILLSGIAGALLMGLVGGWRILQLRRVVKKG
- a CDS encoding alpha/beta fold hydrolase, with protein sequence MSDYSDYDEFGLFTENAEEAGLELAGPPRVRRFSVDIGGGRRVSGLRWGDGEPELVLLHGGAQNAHTWDTVALALNRPLVAVDLPGHGHSDWWDDHLYTPDLLAAAVAVVIETMAPQAEAVVGMSLGGLTSLRLTAQHPELVRRLVLVDVTPGTGDHPGKTAAIAAFVGGPADFASFDEILDRTVTHNPGRSVRSLRRGVLHNARPRADGRWVWRYDRLRPTADGTMNFGPLWEDVSAVRAPLLLVRGGRSPVVDDDDVAELLRRQPEARVVVVAEAGHSVQGDRPVELAALIDDFLTS